The proteins below come from a single Hydrogenophaga sp. PBL-H3 genomic window:
- a CDS encoding type IV secretion system protein VirB3 — translation MSAPMDDFDPRDPLFKGCTRPAMLFGVPLVPLAVVGGVVVLISVWTTILFAFTLIPIVITMRIIAKSDDQQFRLLGLKFVFRVINRNKNGRFWKASAYSPIAFTKRK, via the coding sequence ATGTCGGCACCAATGGATGACTTCGATCCGCGCGATCCGCTGTTCAAGGGTTGCACCCGGCCGGCCATGCTGTTCGGCGTCCCGTTGGTGCCGCTCGCAGTGGTCGGCGGGGTGGTGGTTCTCATCAGCGTGTGGACGACGATCCTGTTCGCCTTCACGCTGATTCCCATCGTGATAACGATGCGGATCATCGCCAAATCGGACGATCAACAATTCAGGCTCTTGGGCCTGAAATTCGTGTTCCGGGTCATCAACCGCAACAAGAACGGGCGCTTCTGGAAGGCATCGGCCTACAGCCCGATTGCCTTCACGAAACGCAAGTGA
- a CDS encoding TrbC/VirB2 family protein, translating to MTTATTSNNRMAVMLGFLVMAALFAAEPALAQTGGLDKVNTFMDNVLAVLRGVSITTVTIAIMWAGYKFLFKHADIAEVGKILAGGLLIGGAAELARYLLS from the coding sequence ATGACGACTGCTACCACTTCCAACAACCGCATGGCCGTGATGCTCGGCTTCCTGGTGATGGCCGCGCTGTTCGCGGCCGAGCCGGCGCTCGCGCAGACTGGCGGGCTGGACAAGGTGAACACCTTCATGGACAACGTGCTGGCCGTGCTGCGCGGCGTGTCCATCACGACCGTGACCATCGCCATCATGTGGGCGGGCTACAAGTTCCTGTTCAAGCATGCCGACATCGCCGAGGTCGGCAAGATTCTGGCCGGTGGTCTGCTCATCGGCGGCGCGGCCGAGCTGGCCCGCTACCTCCTGTCCTAA